A segment of the Streptomyces sp. NBC_01235 genome:
GCGTCTACATCTGCTACGACCGTCACTTCCCGGAGGGGTGGCGACAACTCGGCCTGAACGGCGCCCAGTTGGTCTACAACCCGTCCGCCACCCACCGCGGCCTCTCGGCCCACCTCTGGCAGCTGGAGCAGCCCGCGGCCGCGGTCGCCAACGAGTACTTCGTCGCCGCGATCAACCGGGTCGGCGTCGAGGAGTACGGCGACAACGACTTCTACGGGACCTCGTACTTCGTCGACCCGCGCGGACAGTTCGTGGGCGAGGTGGCGAGCGACAAGGACGAGGAACTCCTGATCCGCGACCTCGACTTCGACCTCGTCGAGGAGGTCCGGCAGCAGTGGGCCTTCTACCGCGACCGCCGTCCCGACGCCTACGAAGGGCTGGTGCGGCCGTGAGCGACCTGTACGCCCGACACCGGGGCGTCCTGCCGGACTGGCTCGCCCTCTACTACGAGGACCCGCTGGAGATCACCCACGGTGAGGGCCGCCATGTCTGGGACGCCGAGGGAAACAAGTACCTCGACTTCTTCGGCGGCATCCTCACCACGATGACCGCGCACGCGCTGCCCGAGGTGACGAAGGCGGTGAGCGAGCAGGCCGGGCGGATCGTCCATTCGTCCACGCTCTATCTCAACCGGCCCATGGTCGACCTCGCCGAGCGCATCGCCCACGTCAGCGGCATCCCCGACGCGCGGGTCTTCTTCACCACCTCGGGCACCGAGGCCAACGACACGGCACTGCTGCTCGCCACCACCCACCGGCGCAGCAACACCGTCCTCGCGATGCGCAACAGTTACCACGGCCGTTCCTTCAGCGCGGTCGGCATCACCGGCAACCGCGGCTGGTCCCCGACCTCGCTGTCCCCGCTGCAGACGCTGTACGTGCACGGCGGGGTGCGGGGTCGTGGTCCCTTCGCCGACCTCGGTGACGCCGAGTTCATCGACGCCTGTGTCGAGGACCTGAAGGACCTGCTCGGGCACACCCGCCCGCCCGCCGCCCTGATCGCCGAGCCCATCCAGGGCGTCGGCGGGTTCACGTCCCCGCCGGACGGACTGTATGCGGCATTCCGTGAAGTACTGGACGCATACGGGATCCTGTGGATCGCCGACGAGGTACAGACCGGCTGGGGACGCACGGGCGAACACTTCTGGGGCTGGCAGGCGCACGCGCAGAACGGTCCGCCGGACATCGTCACCTTCGCCAAGGGCATCGGCAACGGCATGTCCATCGGCGGTGTCATCGCCCGCTC
Coding sequences within it:
- a CDS encoding aspartate aminotransferase family protein, translating into MSDLYARHRGVLPDWLALYYEDPLEITHGEGRHVWDAEGNKYLDFFGGILTTMTAHALPEVTKAVSEQAGRIVHSSTLYLNRPMVDLAERIAHVSGIPDARVFFTTSGTEANDTALLLATTHRRSNTVLAMRNSYHGRSFSAVGITGNRGWSPTSLSPLQTLYVHGGVRGRGPFADLGDAEFIDACVEDLKDLLGHTRPPAALIAEPIQGVGGFTSPPDGLYAAFREVLDAYGILWIADEVQTGWGRTGEHFWGWQAHAQNGPPDIVTFAKGIGNGMSIGGVIARSEIMNCLDANSISTFGGTQVTMAAGLANLGYLLEHDLQGNARRVGGLLIERLRAVAAQDPGVREVRGRGLMIGVELTRPGTDLADPDRASAVLEAARADGLLIGKGGGHNTSALRIAPPLSLTVAEAEEGAAVLESALRSTQ